The Aminithiophilus ramosus genome contains a region encoding:
- a CDS encoding glutamine synthetase III family protein, which translates to MTESLRPSATFGVNVFDRRTMRERLPRDVYEQLLASVEGGAPLDDGVANAVAMAMKEWALARGTTHYTHWFQPRTEMTAEKHMAFLSLDRKGFPLETFTGGELIQSEPDASSLPSGGIRTTFEARGYTAWDPTSPAFIMDDGVGGTLFIPSVFISHDGTPLDLKTPLLRSLAAMEPRALRLLKLFGNRTVKNVQMTVGSEQEFFLVDEEVARRRPDLIYCGKTVFGSLPPKAQQMEDHYFGTIHPRVLAFMNDVEEELTRLGVVIKTRHNEVAPCQFEFAPLHCEANLASDQNQMTMGVMRKQARRHGFRLILHEKPFMGLNGSGKHTNFSLQDSEGRNLLEPSTNQRRNLQFLAFLSALLLGVARYGGLLRASIASAGNMHRLGGNEAPPTIMSVYLGDVLTQLLEKIKEGSFSDMPDKGLLDLGLSRLPSVKIDNTDRNRTSPIAFTGNKFEFRATGSSQSIAGPVTMLLALWSWGMDRMAEMIESRTGGGWDITDAALDAIRQAYREGSIVCFDGNCYASEWREEAQGRKLPLADTTPEALALYLVPEHRKLLDEMGIMSDREIVAYYETRLEQYFKTVDIEMGIFSSMVWEGVLPALSQQIGQEAQALRDLPEELAGQATGWKEDLGRLLGLRQSLSERTKKLEGLRKSLADLDIETQANRLTSEGLPLFEEARALCDEVEGLVSLPVWPYPTYRDLFSLK; encoded by the coding sequence ATGACCGAGTCGCTGCGGCCTTCAGCCACTTTCGGCGTCAACGTTTTCGACAGGCGCACCATGAGGGAACGTCTTCCCCGTGATGTCTACGAACAGCTCCTTGCCTCCGTCGAAGGAGGCGCCCCCCTCGACGACGGCGTGGCCAACGCCGTCGCCATGGCCATGAAGGAGTGGGCCCTCGCCCGGGGAACCACGCACTACACCCACTGGTTTCAGCCCCGGACGGAGATGACGGCGGAAAAGCACATGGCCTTCCTCTCCCTGGACCGCAAGGGATTTCCCCTGGAGACCTTCACGGGCGGCGAGCTGATCCAGAGCGAGCCCGACGCCTCCTCGCTGCCTTCCGGCGGCATACGGACCACCTTCGAGGCCCGGGGCTACACGGCATGGGATCCCACCAGCCCGGCCTTCATCATGGACGACGGCGTCGGCGGAACTCTTTTCATCCCCTCCGTTTTCATCTCTCACGACGGCACGCCCCTGGACCTCAAGACGCCCCTCCTGCGCAGCCTCGCGGCCATGGAGCCCCGAGCCCTGCGCCTTCTCAAGCTCTTCGGCAACAGGACCGTCAAAAACGTCCAGATGACCGTCGGGTCGGAGCAGGAGTTCTTCCTCGTCGACGAGGAAGTCGCCCGACGCAGGCCCGATCTGATCTACTGCGGAAAGACCGTTTTCGGCTCCCTGCCGCCCAAGGCCCAGCAGATGGAGGATCACTATTTCGGGACGATCCATCCCCGCGTTCTGGCCTTCATGAACGACGTCGAAGAGGAGCTGACGCGCCTGGGCGTCGTCATCAAGACGCGCCACAACGAGGTCGCCCCCTGTCAGTTCGAATTCGCCCCGCTCCACTGCGAGGCCAACCTCGCCTCGGACCAGAACCAGATGACCATGGGCGTCATGCGCAAGCAGGCCCGCCGGCACGGCTTCCGACTCATCCTCCACGAGAAACCCTTCATGGGCCTCAACGGCAGCGGCAAGCACACCAACTTCTCCCTCCAGGACAGCGAGGGGCGGAACCTGCTGGAGCCGTCGACGAACCAGAGGCGCAACCTCCAGTTTCTGGCCTTCCTCTCGGCCCTTCTCCTCGGCGTGGCCCGTTACGGCGGCCTTCTGAGGGCCTCCATCGCCTCGGCGGGAAACATGCACCGTCTGGGCGGCAACGAGGCGCCTCCGACGATCATGAGCGTCTACCTGGGCGACGTGCTGACGCAGCTGCTGGAGAAGATCAAGGAGGGCTCCTTCAGCGACATGCCCGACAAGGGCCTCCTCGATCTGGGCCTCAGCCGCCTTCCCTCGGTCAAGATCGACAACACGGACCGCAACAGGACCTCGCCCATCGCCTTCACGGGCAACAAATTCGAGTTCCGCGCCACCGGATCCTCCCAGTCCATCGCCGGACCGGTGACAATGCTGCTGGCCCTCTGGAGCTGGGGCATGGACCGGATGGCCGAGATGATCGAAAGCCGCACCGGAGGCGGCTGGGACATCACCGACGCCGCCCTCGACGCCATCCGCCAGGCCTACCGGGAGGGAAGCATCGTCTGCTTCGACGGCAACTGCTACGCCTCGGAGTGGCGCGAAGAGGCCCAGGGACGGAAGCTCCCCCTGGCGGACACGACGCCCGAAGCCCTGGCTCTCTACCTGGTGCCGGAGCACCGGAAACTCCTCGACGAGATGGGGATCATGTCCGACAGGGAGATCGTGGCCTATTACGAGACGCGACTGGAACAGTACTTCAAGACCGTCGACATCGAAATGGGCATCTTCTCCTCCATGGTCTGGGAGGGTGTCCTGCCCGCCCTCTCCCAACAGATCGGCCAGGAGGCCCAGGCCCTTCGCGACCTTCCCGAGGAACTGGCCGGCCAGGCGACGGGATGGAAGGAGGATCTGGGACGTCTCCTGGGGCTCCGCCAGAGCCTGTCGGAGAGGACGAAGAAGCTCGAAGGCCTGAGGAAGAGCCTGGCCGACCTCGACATCGAAACTCAGGCCAACCGCCTGACCTCCGAAGGTCTTCCCCTCTTCGAGGAGGCCCGTGCCCTCTGCGACGAGGTGGAGGGGCTCGTCTCCCTGCCGGTCTGGCCCTACCCCACCTACCGGGATCTCTTCTCGCTCAAGTAG
- a CDS encoding helix-turn-helix transcriptional regulator, which yields MFSSAFGLGAVTAWRWLTFLEGHLLSVFPERTLLAPQQAFLLFTLLHGLGLFAAARRLLPFDEGRAKTTLVLGALLSSASQVPFLLPGYVTSWGWGLLFTFVGALGATILFVLWCWHLTQFSPAASAFLFGCANVLSALVITFSPWIPREILLALTLLLPFVAAWCWRAPSEGLYGARIPSPLSPSWGLSPYSPKLMLRIGSFFFTCSLFHALLLTSSSPELYRIWKVTEPLYSMGALTTGLLIWRFAEIDLRNLYRMAQTLLGLGFATFLFLGGHHPLIAVALLQTGYGVFGTYAWVLLLYLASRAGRKEALAVASRGHFGVVLSVLVGIALTQGAQKAAMKLGLPLSPFLSLLAIATLFLAGLAFDDDRETFAGYDLPLADGDEEGGEGLSLAGLLEEDLTRQERRVALLVAERCSNADICGRLNITTNTVRTHLKNIYRKLDVSGREELQDHLASLGKRGGL from the coding sequence ATGTTTTCCTCCGCTTTCGGTCTCGGAGCCGTCACCGCCTGGCGGTGGCTGACCTTTCTCGAGGGACACCTTCTTTCCGTCTTCCCCGAGAGGACCTTGCTCGCCCCCCAGCAGGCCTTTCTTCTGTTCACCCTCCTCCACGGTCTGGGCCTCTTCGCGGCGGCCCGCCGTCTTCTTCCCTTCGACGAGGGGCGCGCGAAGACCACGCTCGTCCTGGGGGCCCTTCTCTCCTCGGCGAGCCAGGTCCCCTTCCTCCTGCCGGGATACGTCACTTCCTGGGGCTGGGGCCTCCTCTTCACCTTCGTCGGAGCCCTGGGAGCGACGATCCTCTTCGTCCTCTGGTGCTGGCACCTCACGCAGTTCTCTCCGGCCGCCTCGGCCTTCCTCTTCGGCTGCGCCAACGTCCTGAGCGCCCTTGTCATCACCTTTTCTCCCTGGATCCCCCGAGAGATTCTTCTGGCCCTGACGCTCCTCCTCCCCTTCGTCGCCGCCTGGTGCTGGCGCGCCCCCTCGGAGGGACTCTACGGGGCGAGAATCCCCTCTCCCCTCTCTCCCTCCTGGGGGCTTTCCCCCTATTCGCCCAAGCTGATGCTCCGCATCGGCTCCTTCTTTTTCACCTGTTCCCTCTTCCACGCCCTGCTCCTGACCTCTTCCTCTCCGGAACTCTACCGGATCTGGAAGGTGACGGAGCCCCTCTACAGCATGGGGGCCCTGACCACGGGCCTTCTGATCTGGCGCTTCGCCGAGATCGACCTGCGGAATCTCTACCGCATGGCCCAGACCCTCCTGGGCCTGGGTTTCGCCACCTTCCTCTTCCTCGGCGGTCATCATCCCCTCATCGCCGTGGCCCTGCTGCAGACGGGCTACGGCGTCTTCGGAACCTACGCCTGGGTCCTCCTCCTCTACCTGGCCTCCAGGGCCGGGAGGAAAGAGGCCCTCGCCGTCGCCTCTCGGGGGCATTTCGGGGTCGTTCTTTCCGTCCTCGTCGGCATCGCCCTGACTCAGGGAGCCCAGAAGGCGGCCATGAAGTTGGGGCTGCCTCTGTCCCCCTTCCTGAGCCTGCTGGCCATCGCCACCCTCTTCCTGGCGGGCCTTGCCTTCGACGACGACAGAGAGACCTTCGCCGGCTATGACCTGCCCCTCGCCGACGGCGACGAGGAGGGCGGCGAAGGCCTCTCTCTTGCGGGACTTCTCGAGGAGGATCTCACCCGGCAGGAGCGGCGTGTCGCCCTTCTCGTCGCCGAGAGATGCTCCAACGCCGACATCTGCGGCCGGCTCAACATCACGACCAACACCGTCCGGACCCATCTGAAGAACATCTACCGCAAGCTGGACGTCTCGGGCCGGGAGGAACTTCAGGATCACCTGGCCTCTCTGGGGAAAAGGGGAGGACTTTAA
- a CDS encoding prepilin-type N-terminal cleavage/methylation domain-containing protein — MRAGRGFTFVELLVTVALLAVLAGLVLPRLVAPEPDAALELKRLLTDGALRAQKEGETLFLRGEGASAVLYGPAAEGPGRELGRYPLGRWTVAFVPERLLIFSDGSFSPSKIVLKRGEEGRSFNVTVTGQVLEVKRP; from the coding sequence GTGAGAGCCGGGAGGGGGTTCACCTTCGTCGAGCTCCTCGTGACGGTGGCCCTCCTGGCCGTCCTGGCCGGCCTGGTTCTGCCCCGTCTCGTCGCTCCCGAGCCCGACGCGGCCCTGGAGCTGAAACGTCTTCTCACCGACGGGGCCCTCAGGGCTCAAAAAGAGGGGGAGACGCTTTTCCTGCGAGGCGAGGGGGCTTCGGCCGTCCTTTACGGGCCCGCCGCCGAGGGGCCGGGCCGAGAGCTGGGTCGTTACCCCCTGGGGCGGTGGACCGTCGCCTTCGTCCCGGAACGTCTCCTGATCTTCTCCGACGGCTCCTTCTCTCCGTCGAAAATCGTCCTGAAAAGGGGGGAAGAGGGCCGTTCCTTCAACGTCACCGTGACGGGCCAGGTTCTGGAGGTCAAGCGGCCCTGA
- the gspG gene encoding type II secretion system major pseudopilin GspG, which produces MQMNRRRRSAFTLVEVLVVVVIIGLLAGLVVPRVVGRGEEAKRTAAQVQIRQLGQALDLFKLDSGFYPTTDQGLEALVSKPTLPPEPRNYRDGGYIQKIPVDPWGGPYVYRAPGDHDEYDLFSYGPDGDEGGDGANADITSWD; this is translated from the coding sequence ATGCAGATGAACCGCCGTCGCAGAAGTGCCTTTACCCTTGTCGAAGTTCTCGTCGTCGTCGTCATCATCGGCCTGTTGGCCGGTCTCGTCGTTCCTCGCGTCGTCGGCCGAGGCGAGGAGGCCAAGCGGACGGCCGCCCAGGTCCAGATCCGCCAGCTCGGTCAGGCCCTCGATCTCTTCAAGCTCGACAGCGGGTTCTACCCCACGACGGACCAGGGACTGGAGGCGCTCGTCTCCAAGCCGACGCTGCCTCCCGAGCCGAGAAATTACCGCGACGGAGGCTACATTCAGAAGATCCCCGTCGATCCCTGGGGCGGGCCCTATGTCTATCGGGCTCCCGGCGATCACGACGAGTACGATCTCTTCTCCTACGGTCCCGACGGCGATGAGGGCGGAGACGGGGCCAACGCCGACATCACCAGCTGGGACTAG
- a CDS encoding type II secretion system F family protein, with amino-acid sequence MTTFRYSAYDGEGRLKRGRLDGASSEAALRELALQGLVVVEIAAEERRKRALGRPLSLASHVLFCKSLSAYLKSGLPVTEALEMLRRQTPDRRLGEAYGALLEGVQGGRRLGTAMRDQAVFREGLIGMVESGESSGSLVEILVKGAEVYRAEQQLRRKVQSALVYPAVMVVVGLGVIAFLLTYVVPRLTALFSDIGQALPVPTRILLALSAGAQALWIPLLLGTLVLLLLVQRGRVKVKLPFMRGLRERIALSLVFSHLSTLVSSGIPLVQAIQMTAPMDGDRERWKDVAQGVREGYRFAQSLERQGSFPEDVVYVVRIGEMGSELPEALERVAENSWETAESQMERLASLVEPLLILFLGGAVGFVVVAILLPIFDLSGLVK; translated from the coding sequence GTGACGACCTTCCGCTACAGCGCCTACGACGGGGAAGGGCGCCTCAAGCGGGGGCGCCTCGACGGGGCCTCGTCGGAGGCGGCCCTGAGGGAGCTGGCCCTCCAGGGGCTCGTCGTCGTCGAAATCGCCGCCGAGGAGCGCAGAAAAAGGGCGTTGGGCCGGCCCCTTTCCCTGGCCTCCCACGTCCTCTTCTGCAAGAGCCTCAGCGCCTACCTCAAAAGCGGCCTTCCCGTCACGGAGGCCCTCGAGATGCTCCGGCGCCAGACGCCCGACAGGCGTCTCGGCGAGGCCTACGGGGCTCTTCTCGAGGGCGTTCAGGGAGGGCGCCGTCTCGGCACGGCCATGCGCGATCAGGCCGTCTTCCGCGAGGGGCTCATCGGCATGGTCGAGTCGGGCGAGTCCAGCGGCTCGCTGGTGGAGATCCTCGTCAAGGGAGCCGAAGTCTACAGGGCCGAGCAGCAGCTGCGGCGCAAGGTCCAGTCGGCCCTCGTCTATCCGGCCGTGATGGTCGTCGTCGGCCTGGGCGTCATCGCCTTCCTCCTCACCTACGTCGTCCCCAGGCTGACGGCCCTCTTTTCCGACATCGGCCAGGCCCTCCCCGTGCCGACGCGGATTCTCTTGGCCCTCTCGGCCGGGGCCCAGGCCCTCTGGATTCCCCTCCTCCTGGGGACCCTCGTCCTTCTTCTCCTCGTCCAGAGGGGGAGGGTGAAGGTGAAACTTCCCTTCATGAGGGGGCTCAGGGAGCGGATCGCCCTCTCCCTCGTCTTCTCCCACCTCTCGACGCTCGTCTCGTCGGGCATCCCCCTCGTCCAGGCCATTCAGATGACGGCTCCCATGGACGGCGATCGGGAGAGATGGAAGGACGTGGCCCAGGGGGTCCGCGAGGGCTATCGTTTCGCCCAGTCCCTGGAGCGGCAGGGGAGTTTTCCCGAGGATGTCGTCTACGTCGTGCGCATCGGAGAGATGGGATCGGAGCTTCCCGAGGCCCTGGAGCGGGTCGCCGAGAACAGCTGGGAGACGGCCGAATCGCAGATGGAACGTCTGGCCAGCCTCGTCGAGCCGCTGCTGATCCTCTTCCTCGGAGGGGCCGTTGGCTTCGTCGTCGTCGCCATCCTTCTGCCCATCTTCGATCTCTCCGGTCTCGTGAAATAA
- a CDS encoding GspE/PulE family protein, which translates to MTLPEPSQVLPFLPEALSLDTLRQQGIVPLRREGELLIVGAVSLEAFPQAQILGASLGLPVEVEIHRREAIDGLLRALYDLRSGLAEEDVDAVEGVDDLADLAREDVLSDSVDVPIIRLVNGLIAEAIRERVTDIHIEPYEESVLVRFRVDGVLRDRLRLPKGHQAPLTSRLKVMARMDIAERFVSQDGRIGITVGGHAIDIRVGAIPTQHGERLALRILDKGQGLLTLEHLGMAERERTVLEEVIARPHGIILLTGPTGSGKTTTLYAILQALARPQVNVLTVEDPIEYDLPGVAQIQVNEKVGLTFAGALREILRQDPDIIMIGEMRDYDTAHIGVQAALTGHLVLSTLHTNDSTSAVTRLIDMGVEPFLLAGSLNGVVAQRLVRRLCPRCRVEEAATPLLRRYGLESHWRAVGCEHCGGTGYRGRVGLYEQFVVDDGAREAISQALPASRLRSAAVERGLVSLWRLGLEKVAAGVTSAEEVLRVTGEDPS; encoded by the coding sequence GTGACCCTGCCCGAGCCCTCTCAGGTCCTTCCCTTTCTGCCTGAGGCGCTCAGCCTCGACACGCTGCGCCAGCAGGGCATCGTTCCCCTGAGACGCGAGGGGGAGCTGCTCATCGTCGGCGCCGTCTCCCTCGAAGCCTTCCCCCAGGCCCAGATCCTGGGGGCCTCGCTGGGGCTGCCCGTCGAGGTGGAGATCCACAGGAGAGAGGCCATCGACGGCCTTCTCCGGGCCCTCTACGACCTGCGCAGCGGTCTCGCCGAAGAGGACGTCGACGCCGTCGAGGGCGTCGACGATCTGGCCGACCTGGCCCGCGAGGACGTCCTGAGCGACTCCGTCGACGTCCCCATCATCCGCCTCGTCAACGGTCTCATCGCCGAGGCGATCCGGGAGCGCGTCACCGACATCCACATCGAGCCCTACGAGGAGAGCGTCCTCGTCCGCTTCCGCGTCGACGGCGTCCTCCGCGACCGCCTCCGTCTTCCCAAGGGCCATCAGGCCCCTCTGACGAGCCGCCTCAAGGTCATGGCCCGCATGGACATCGCCGAGCGCTTCGTCTCTCAGGACGGCCGCATCGGCATCACCGTCGGGGGACACGCCATCGACATCCGCGTCGGCGCCATCCCGACCCAGCACGGCGAGCGGCTGGCCCTGCGCATCCTCGACAAGGGGCAGGGACTGCTGACCCTGGAGCATCTGGGCATGGCCGAAAGGGAGAGGACCGTCCTGGAGGAGGTCATCGCCAGGCCCCACGGCATCATCCTCCTGACGGGGCCGACGGGGTCGGGGAAGACGACGACGCTCTACGCCATCCTCCAGGCCCTGGCCCGTCCCCAGGTCAATGTCCTCACCGTCGAGGACCCCATCGAGTACGATCTCCCCGGCGTGGCCCAGATCCAGGTCAACGAGAAGGTGGGGCTCACCTTCGCCGGGGCCCTCCGGGAGATTCTCCGCCAGGACCCCGATATCATCATGATCGGCGAGATGCGCGACTACGACACGGCCCACATCGGCGTCCAGGCGGCGCTGACGGGCCATCTCGTCCTCTCGACGCTCCACACCAACGATTCGACGAGTGCCGTGACGCGCCTCATCGACATGGGCGTCGAGCCCTTCCTCCTGGCCGGCTCGCTCAACGGCGTCGTGGCCCAGCGTCTCGTCCGCCGTCTCTGTCCCAGGTGCCGCGTCGAGGAGGCGGCCACGCCCCTTCTTCGCCGCTACGGCCTCGAGTCCCACTGGCGCGCCGTCGGGTGCGAGCACTGCGGCGGCACGGGCTACCGGGGACGGGTGGGGCTCTACGAGCAGTTCGTCGTCGACGACGGGGCCCGCGAGGCCATCTCCCAGGCGCTGCCCGCCTCGCGCCTGCGGAGCGCCGCCGTCGAGAGAGGCCTCGTCAGCCTCTGGCGGCTGGGTCTCGAGAAGGTGGCCGCCGGCGTCACCTCCGCCGAGGAAGTCCTGCGCGTCACGGGAGAGGACCCGTCGTGA
- the gspD gene encoding type II secretion system secretin GspD: MRGTRLFLYLCLVVALLALPGPLAAEDLPADDAELTEQNLIEAARVMRDSGRVQLNFKDLDIIKFMRFMTELLQENILVDPAVKGTVTVVSPRSVSLEQARVLMVSVLEMNGLSLQGYSGYSKLVPASKGPSSDQIVRKGRVGPGSGDQTVVQLVPLDYVSASFVVNAVQTSIGKGIGIVPLLSGNGVVLSGLSSLVQQAVGVIRAVDSPESVKVSLALPIVSGSPKVIAQHLTLLSKEQNSPLFGIFVAADEASRKLVIVGDSAALAEAGRVVSELDVPARSGEFHIYKLQNADATAVAEQLSQLLAVAARLEADKEGKIPNTVVADTATNSLIFAAPPSQYEELLKIIEALDTQPKQVLLRGLIAEVNLTRLNSAGIDWAAYGGAELGGDAILGGQIQLGNTSVPSSIIDYFTDLTTKEEFLPRDGETYKVTNTETKGLLYTSINMLNKHDAINVLSMPRLMCTDNMESQLQVGQVIPQLTSKNSDITNPSAVQNSYEYKDTGIVLKVTPHVRSGNLVALDIEQRTEDVLTAQTSDTPVTAKREIKTSVLVRNGDTIVLGGLITESEKFLKNRVPGLSYIPLLGNLFTTTSKQKEKVELILLLTPEILETPEMAGAATKRIMGGEEHGGKTQAEKELQDRFESLYREAVKNL; the protein is encoded by the coding sequence ATGCGAGGCACGAGGCTTTTTCTCTATCTTTGCCTGGTCGTGGCCCTTCTGGCCCTTCCCGGCCCCCTGGCGGCGGAAGATCTTCCCGCGGACGACGCCGAACTGACGGAACAGAATCTCATCGAGGCGGCTCGGGTCATGCGCGATTCGGGGCGGGTCCAGCTCAACTTCAAGGACCTCGACATCATCAAATTCATGCGCTTCATGACCGAACTCCTCCAGGAGAACATCCTCGTCGATCCCGCCGTCAAGGGAACGGTGACCGTCGTCTCCCCCCGGTCGGTCTCGCTCGAGCAGGCCCGGGTCCTCATGGTCTCCGTCTTGGAGATGAACGGCCTCTCCCTTCAGGGATACAGCGGCTACAGCAAGCTCGTCCCGGCCAGCAAGGGCCCCAGCTCGGACCAGATCGTCCGCAAGGGACGCGTCGGCCCCGGCTCGGGCGACCAGACGGTGGTCCAGCTCGTCCCCCTCGATTACGTCTCGGCCTCCTTCGTCGTCAACGCCGTCCAGACCTCCATCGGCAAGGGCATCGGCATCGTCCCCCTCCTCTCGGGCAACGGCGTCGTCCTCTCGGGGCTCTCCTCCCTCGTCCAGCAGGCCGTGGGCGTCATCCGCGCCGTCGACTCGCCCGAGAGCGTCAAGGTCAGCCTGGCCCTCCCCATCGTCAGCGGGTCGCCCAAGGTCATCGCCCAGCACCTGACCCTCCTCTCGAAGGAGCAGAACTCGCCCCTTTTCGGCATCTTCGTCGCCGCCGACGAGGCCAGCCGCAAACTCGTCATCGTCGGCGACAGCGCCGCCCTGGCCGAGGCGGGGCGCGTCGTCAGCGAGCTGGACGTGCCGGCCCGGTCGGGCGAGTTCCACATCTACAAGCTCCAGAACGCCGACGCCACGGCTGTGGCGGAGCAGCTGAGCCAGCTTCTGGCCGTGGCGGCTCGTCTCGAGGCCGACAAGGAGGGGAAGATCCCCAACACCGTCGTGGCCGACACGGCCACGAACAGCCTCATCTTCGCCGCCCCTCCCAGCCAGTACGAGGAGCTCCTCAAGATCATCGAGGCCCTCGACACCCAGCCCAAGCAGGTCCTCCTCCGAGGCCTCATCGCCGAGGTGAACCTGACGCGCCTCAACAGCGCCGGCATCGACTGGGCGGCCTACGGCGGCGCCGAGCTGGGAGGCGACGCCATCCTGGGAGGCCAGATCCAGCTGGGCAACACGTCCGTACCGTCGTCGATCATCGACTACTTCACGGATCTGACGACGAAAGAGGAGTTTCTGCCAAGGGACGGCGAAACCTATAAGGTCACCAACACCGAGACGAAGGGCCTTCTCTACACGTCGATCAACATGCTCAACAAGCACGACGCCATCAACGTCCTCTCCATGCCCCGCCTCATGTGCACCGACAACATGGAGAGCCAGCTCCAGGTGGGCCAGGTCATTCCTCAGCTGACGTCGAAGAACTCCGACATCACCAACCCCTCGGCGGTCCAGAACAGCTACGAGTACAAGGACACGGGGATCGTCCTCAAGGTGACGCCCCACGTCCGCAGCGGCAATCTGGTGGCCCTCGACATCGAGCAGCGCACCGAGGACGTCCTGACGGCCCAGACGTCGGATACGCCCGTGACGGCCAAGCGGGAGATCAAGACCTCCGTCCTCGTCCGCAACGGAGACACCATCGTCCTGGGCGGCCTCATCACCGAGTCGGAGAAGTTCCTCAAGAACCGCGTCCCCGGCCTCTCCTACATTCCCCTTCTGGGCAATCTCTTCACCACCACGTCGAAGCAGAAGGAGAAGGTGGAGCTGATCCTTCTCCTGACGCCGGAGATCCTCGAGACGCCCGAGATGGCCGGAGCGGCCACGAAGCGCATCATGGGCGGCGAGGAGCACGGCGGCAAGACCCAGGCCGAGAAGGAGCTCCAGGACCGCTTCGAGTCCCTCTACCGTGAGGCGGTGAAGAATCTGTGA
- a CDS encoding type II secretion system protein — protein MASRGFTLLEVLVAVAILALSATGALRLVAMSQRSLAEVRLQRDFLDGARALQVRALAGDLPSSGSEGDLAWEVRPVTRELLEGLWTAQYGLLRLQYKGRSMTLCIP, from the coding sequence GTGGCCTCCCGGGGATTCACCCTTCTGGAAGTTCTCGTCGCCGTGGCCATCCTGGCCCTGTCGGCCACGGGGGCGCTGCGGCTCGTGGCCATGTCCCAGAGAAGCCTGGCCGAGGTGCGCCTTCAGCGCGACTTTCTCGACGGAGCCAGGGCCCTTCAGGTCCGGGCCCTGGCCGGCGACCTTCCGTCGTCCGGTTCCGAGGGTGACCTGGCCTGGGAGGTCCGGCCCGTCACGAGAGAGCTCCTCGAGGGGCTCTGGACGGCCCAGTACGGTCTGCTCCGCCTTCAGTACAAAGGGCGATCGATGACATTATGCATACCTTAG
- the gspC gene encoding type II secretion system protein GspC: MEGDPAMRRLRLSPPRISGSARSALLLWGRRLALPLAVAVAGVIVGSVGARAVEIALRQRLLDGIHTWALRESSVGTLPSGDPLAEGLKAFVEANPFGVERQIALQDRTPAAAEPDRASFRKARLVGTLPPEGAFVLVGETVRLILRGQTAQGYELTDVEPGRALFRGAEGDLLVLTLEFAKAVAVAPPARAARPAPAPEPAALSVTAAAPGKEGAVDRDLVNNLLMNPFEELRKIRLQPHVQDGSAAGIEVRYIRDDSILRQLGVSRGDVIQSVNGVQIQNMNDVANAISSLMGGSRFDVSVLRGGQPVELSYTVK, encoded by the coding sequence ATGGAAGGTGACCCGGCCATGAGACGTCTCCGCCTCTCCCCGCCCCGGATCTCGGGGTCGGCACGGAGTGCCCTCCTCCTCTGGGGGAGACGGCTGGCCCTTCCTCTGGCCGTCGCCGTCGCCGGCGTCATCGTCGGCTCCGTCGGCGCCCGGGCCGTCGAGATCGCCCTCAGACAGCGCCTCCTCGACGGCATTCACACCTGGGCCCTCCGGGAGAGCTCCGTCGGGACCCTTCCATCGGGCGATCCCCTCGCCGAAGGGTTGAAGGCCTTCGTCGAGGCCAACCCCTTCGGCGTCGAAAGGCAGATCGCCCTCCAGGATCGGACTCCCGCCGCCGCGGAGCCCGATCGGGCCTCCTTCCGAAAGGCCCGTCTCGTCGGCACCCTGCCACCCGAGGGGGCCTTCGTCCTCGTCGGGGAGACGGTGCGGCTCATCCTCCGCGGCCAGACGGCCCAGGGCTACGAGCTGACCGACGTCGAGCCCGGTCGGGCCCTCTTCCGGGGCGCAGAGGGAGACCTCCTCGTCCTGACGCTGGAGTTCGCCAAGGCCGTTGCCGTTGCCCCTCCCGCCAGGGCGGCCCGTCCCGCGCCCGCTCCCGAACCGGCCGCCCTCTCCGTCACGGCCGCCGCCCCCGGTAAGGAGGGGGCCGTCGACAGGGATCTCGTCAACAACCTCCTCATGAACCCCTTCGAGGAGCTGCGCAAGATCCGTCTCCAGCCCCACGTTCAGGACGGCTCGGCCGCCGGCATCGAGGTGCGCTACATCCGCGACGACAGCATTCTCCGTCAGCTCGGCGTCTCGCGGGGCGATGTCATCCAGTCCGTCAACGGCGTTCAGATCCAGAACATGAACGACGTGGCCAACGCCATCTCCTCTCTCATGGGGGGATCGCGCTTCGACGTCTCCGTCCTCCGCGGCGGCCAGCCCGTCGAGTTGAGCTACACGGTGAAGTGA